The window CGCCGGTCTCGATGACGTGAGTCACCGGATGCTCCGCCCTGGAGATGGGCGCGCCGTCGTCGTCGTAGATATCCCAGTCCGTTTCTCCGTACCGTCGGCTGGTGATCTCCGCGCGGGAGAGGCCGAGCGTCTCGACGGCTCGAGCGTTCGCGAAGACGATACAGCCGTCCGAGTCGACGATCACCGTGCTGATGGGCCCGACGTCGAACGCACGGCGCGCGAGGTCGTCGGGGAGGGTCCGCGCGTCGTCGCAGTCGGACCCGGCCTCGCCGCTCACGGTCTCCGATCCGAAATCGGTCGCTGCTGCGTCGGGGTCGGTCTCGTCAGTCATGGCCCGGTTCCGGTTCCCATTTCTCTTCCCCTCCGGCTCCGGGTCCGTGACAGCGATTCACCCGAAAAACGAGCGCTGGATGTCGACTCATGCCGCCCGTACGCGGCCGACGAATAAGTGTGTTCTACCAACGACGATCACCCGAGCGGCCCCTCCTCGAGTCGGCATCAGTCGGGGAAGACGCTCTCGGGGAGGTACGCGGAGACGGTCGCGGTCGGCTCGTTGACGAGCTGGTTGATCTTCAGATCGACGACGGTCGAACACAGCAGGTAGGCCTGCTCACGGGAGAGTCCCCGCTCCGCCCGGAGGTGGTCGATCATCCCACGGACGGCGTCTCTCGCCGCCTCGCGGACGTCGTCGCCGAGTCCGGTCGTCCCCACCATCCGCTCGTCGCGGCCGGTCGGCGTGAACGGCCCGTCGGTCTCGAATCGTGGGCGATCGATCTCGAGGTCAGACCGGACGGTGAGCCGGCACGTAACCGACATCGGCGCTTCGATCCCCGAGACGCAGACCTCCCCGTCGCCCTGTGCGGCGTGGCAGTCGCCGATACTGAACAGCGCACCCTCGACCTCGATCGGAAGGGACAGCGTCGACCCGGCCCCGAGGTGTTTGACGTCGAGGTTGCCGCCGACGGCCCGTGGCGGGTTCGTATCGTGTTCGCCGTCCGCGGCGGGGGCAACGCCGACGATACCGGGGAACGGAGCCAGCGGCACCTCGATCCCGTCGACGAAGCGGGCGACGCCGTCCGCGAGGTCCCAGACGTGGATCGCCGGCTCCGGGAACTCCTCGGGGAGCAACCCCATCCCCGACTCGCCCGGGAGGACGAGGGTGTATCCCCAGCCGCGGTGCTCGAGGCCGAGCACCTCCACCTGGAGAACGTCCCCGGGTTCGGCCCCTTCGACGGCGACCGGCCCCGTCAGCGCGTGTACCTGGTCGACGTCCAGCGCGGCCAGGTCCCCGACCGTCGCGTCCGGACCGAGTTGGCCGTTCGTCGCGTCCCGGCACTCGATCTCGAGGACGTCGCCGGACGCGACTGTCAGCACGGGCTCGAGACCGTTGTTCCAGGCGCCGTGAACGGCGCCGTCGGTTGCGTCTACTCGATGGTCGACGGCGGGGGTGTCGACCGCGGAATCGCTCGCCATCGACGTCCTCCAGGGCACGGACGAGTATAAAGTTCTCTGGGGGCGCCACGGCTCGCGCCGCCAGCCACGGATTCCGGGCCGGCTCTCGGTCCCGGCCCCGATCGATCCAGACAGTATTTGACCATCGATCCCCCAGTTGGAGCCGTGACGCGGTCCGCCACGCCCGAGTCGCCGATCGAACTCCGGTACGAGGACGGGACGGTCCGGATCGACGGCCTCGAGGAGGCCACGGCCCGCCGATTGCGGGAACGGCAACCGGAACTCGAACTCGAGGACGATCCCCGAACGGGCGGCCATCGCGTGCCCGCCCTGCGGTACGCCACGCTCCGTCGCGCGCTGGCGGCGGCGTTCGATTCGGCCGCGATCGACGATCGGACCCTCTCACTGCCGTCCGTTCCCGACCTGGACTCGACGTACGAACTCCGCGAGTACCAGCACGAGGCGCTCGCCGACTGGCTCGAGACGGACCGCTGGACGGGGGCCGGAGGCGACTTCGTCTCCGACGCTCCGCAGCGCGCACCCGCCGGCGTGCTCGAACTCCCCACCGGCAGCGGAAAGACCGTCATCGCGCTGGCCGCGATCGAACGGCTCGACGTCCCGACGCTCGTCGTCGTCCCGACGATCGACCTCCAGGAGCAGTGGCTCGACGAACTCGAGGCGGAGTTCGGGGCCTCGGCCTCGAGCGCGGGCCTCGGGGGATCGGACGGCGTGGCGATCGGCCGGTTCGGCGGCGGCGAGCAACGCCGCGAGCCGATTACCGTCTCCACCTACGACTCCGCCTACCGCAAGGCCGACGCCGTCGGCGACCGGTTCGGCCTCGTCGTCTTCGACGAGGTCCACCACCTCGGCGGCGAGGGCTACCGCGAGATCGCCCGCCTGCTGGCCGCCCCTGCGCGACTCGGCCTGACCGCGACCTTCGAACGACCCGACGGAGCCCACGAGGTCGTCGAGCGGATCGTCGGCCCGCTGGTCCACCGGATCGACGCGGACGAACTGGCCGGCGACCACCTCGCTTCCTACGACGTCAAGCGCCTCGAGGTGTCGCTGACACCCGAGGAGCGCGAGGAGTACGAGCGCAACCAGGAGACGTTCACCGACTACCTCGCGCGTTCGAACATTCAAATGCGAAGCGGCTCCGACTACCAGGAACTCGTCAAACGCTCCGGCTCCGATCCCGCCGCGCGGGAGGCGCTGCTCGCCCGCCAGCGCGCCCGCGAGATCGCCCGCGGCAGTCGGGCGAAGATCGACGCGCTCGAGTCGATCCTCGATCGCCACCGCGACGCCCGGACGATCGTCTTCACGGCGCACAACGACCTCGCGTACGACGTCAGCGAGCGGTTCCTGATCCCGACGATCACCCACCGGACCGCCACCCCGGAACGGCGGGAGATCTTAGAGCGGTTCCGCGAGGGGACCTACAGCCGGATCGCGACCTCGAACGTCCTCGACGAGGGGGTCGACGTCCCCGACGCCTCGGTCGCGGTCGTGCTCTCGGGTAGCGGCAGCGAACGGGAGTTCACCCAGCGGCTCGGCCGGATCCTGCGCCCGAAAGCGGACGGACGGCGGGCGCTGCTGTACGAGGTCGTCACCGAAAACACGTCCGAAGAGCGCGTCTCACGCCGCCGACGGAGCGGTTCGTCGTAGAGACCGCACTCGAGGATCGCCCCGTCGTATCCAAACCGATGGGCGAACCGTCGCGATGGACTTCCCGGCGTGGGCGTGGACGGTCCGCTGTTCGACCCGATTAGGCTGGTCATCTGGGCGGGCTCACTACGTGCTTCTTCTCGGCCGACGCCCGTGGGAGAGCGAGAGTGACAACGCTACCGCGGGGATCGGCGTCGTCGAAATGGAGCACCCCGCCGGATTTCGCGACGATCTGGTCGACTAGCCACAGCCCCATGCCGCTGCTGTGGAGGAGCGCGCTGATGTCCGCGTCTTCCGAGATTACCCGCTGTTCCGCGGCGGGGATTCCCGGTCCGTCGTCTTCGACACGGACCTCGACCCGCCCGTCGACGGACCACACAGCGATCGTGACCGCCGGGTGCTCTCGATCGGAGTGGACGATCGCGTTCTCGACGACCTCCGTGAGGGCCTGCTCGATTTCGGGGAGTGTACGCACTTGCACGTCCTCGAACTCCTCGACGGCGATCGCTGCCTCGGGGTGTCGACGCTGCAACTCCTCGGAGACCGATTCGATCACCTCCGCCAGGGAAAGCGGCCGCCTGTTCGAGGGCTCGAGGAGGAGTTCGACGATTTCCCGTTGCTTCTCGGCGTGCTCGAGGACTCGGTTGCCCTCGTCGACGATCACTGATGCTCGCTGGGCGACGTCGTCGGAGGCGTCCTCCGCGATCGTCTCCGCGTTCCCTATGATCACGCTCATCTCGTTGCGGATGTTGTGCCGGAGTACGCGACCCAGGACCTGCAACTGCGTGACGCTCCGTTGCAGGTCGTTCTCCAGTTCCGCTTCGTAGGCTTTCTGCTCAGTGATATCGTCGTTAACTGCAACGAAGTGCTGGATCTCCTCGTCGTCATCCACGATCGGCGCGGCCGTCTGGGAGATGACGAACCGCTCGCCGTTCTTGCGTTCGTTGATGATTTCGCCTTCCCAGACCTCGCCGTTCTGGATGGTCCCCCAGAACTCCTCGTAGAATCGATCGTCGTGTTCGCCAGAGCTGAGAATGTGGGGGTTGCGCCCGGTCGCCTCCGCCGCCGAGTAGCCCGTCATCTCTTCCCACGACTGGTTCACGTACTGGATCGTCCCCTCGGCGTCGGTGATCATAATCGCGTGGCCGGAGTAGTCGGCCGCCCTCTTGAACTTGCGAGTTTCCGCTTCTCGCCGGGCAATCTCCCGGTAGAGCGTCTTCTGGGGGTCCCGAATTCCTGTCTTCACTACGGCGAGGTAGACCAGGTAAAACGAGCCCATCTTGAAGAAGTGGCCGACGGCGTTCGAGATCCCGTACACGTCGACGTAGAACGTGAAGGCGAGTTCCGCCCCCATCGTCAGCACGATCGACGCGGCAAGCAGTTGGTACACCCGCGTCGCGAACCGTTCCCGGAAGCCGTACAGCAGGGCAAGAGTGATCGCGAGAAGTCCGACGATGCCGTACTCGCTGCTGATCTTGAACGAGGTGAGGCCGCTCCCCTCCACGTACGTCGTCGGAAAGACATCGAACACGAAGACGGTGCTCAGACCGATCCCGACGACGAGCGCGTAGGCCGCGGCGAGGAACGATAGCGTCCGCTCGTCCCACTGGACGTCCACGGAGGTTCGCCGGGCAGCCACAAACCCGAGGAGCGCCGCGCCCAGCAACGACCAGGCTTCGACGTACCGTCCGAAGATCCAGAGCTGCGTCGGAAGATC of the Halobiforma lacisalsi AJ5 genome contains:
- a CDS encoding DEAD/DEAH box helicase family protein, which codes for MTRSATPESPIELRYEDGTVRIDGLEEATARRLRERQPELELEDDPRTGGHRVPALRYATLRRALAAAFDSAAIDDRTLSLPSVPDLDSTYELREYQHEALADWLETDRWTGAGGDFVSDAPQRAPAGVLELPTGSGKTVIALAAIERLDVPTLVVVPTIDLQEQWLDELEAEFGASASSAGLGGSDGVAIGRFGGGEQRREPITVSTYDSAYRKADAVGDRFGLVVFDEVHHLGGEGYREIARLLAAPARLGLTATFERPDGAHEVVERIVGPLVHRIDADELAGDHLASYDVKRLEVSLTPEEREEYERNQETFTDYLARSNIQMRSGSDYQELVKRSGSDPAAREALLARQRAREIARGSRAKIDALESILDRHRDARTIVFTAHNDLAYDVSERFLIPTITHRTATPERREILERFREGTYSRIATSNVLDEGVDVPDASVAVVLSGSGSEREFTQRLGRILRPKADGRRALLYEVVTENTSEERVSRRRRSGSS
- a CDS encoding acetamidase/formamidase family protein, which produces MASDSAVDTPAVDHRVDATDGAVHGAWNNGLEPVLTVASGDVLEIECRDATNGQLGPDATVGDLAALDVDQVHALTGPVAVEGAEPGDVLQVEVLGLEHRGWGYTLVLPGESGMGLLPEEFPEPAIHVWDLADGVARFVDGIEVPLAPFPGIVGVAPAADGEHDTNPPRAVGGNLDVKHLGAGSTLSLPIEVEGALFSIGDCHAAQGDGEVCVSGIEAPMSVTCRLTVRSDLEIDRPRFETDGPFTPTGRDERMVGTTGLGDDVREAARDAVRGMIDHLRAERGLSREQAYLLCSTVVDLKINQLVNEPTATVSAYLPESVFPD
- a CDS encoding MASE3 domain-containing protein — translated: MSTVSHLWIGELPTARAGRFFHRSDNNSGCENVVIGPDRPTVSMTSALVLIGGVSALYVVQFRNYLLFHGLVEVFSILVAFSVFILSWHAIEDIESPFIAVMGVSYLFIGGVDLLHTLAYKGMGVFPEAGADLPTQLWIFGRYVEAWSLLGAALLGFVAARRTSVDVQWDERTLSFLAAAYALVVGIGLSTVFVFDVFPTTYVEGSGLTSFKISSEYGIVGLLAITLALLYGFRERFATRVYQLLAASIVLTMGAELAFTFYVDVYGISNAVGHFFKMGSFYLVYLAVVKTGIRDPQKTLYREIARREAETRKFKRAADYSGHAIMITDAEGTIQYVNQSWEEMTGYSAAEATGRNPHILSSGEHDDRFYEEFWGTIQNGEVWEGEIINERKNGERFVISQTAAPIVDDDEEIQHFVAVNDDITEQKAYEAELENDLQRSVTQLQVLGRVLRHNIRNEMSVIIGNAETIAEDASDDVAQRASVIVDEGNRVLEHAEKQREIVELLLEPSNRRPLSLAEVIESVSEELQRRHPEAAIAVEEFEDVQVRTLPEIEQALTEVVENAIVHSDREHPAVTIAVWSVDGRVEVRVEDDGPGIPAAEQRVISEDADISALLHSSGMGLWLVDQIVAKSGGVLHFDDADPRGSVVTLALPRASAEKKHVVSPPR